A genome region from Gigantopelta aegis isolate Gae_Host chromosome 3, Gae_host_genome, whole genome shotgun sequence includes the following:
- the LOC121368338 gene encoding zinc finger protein 420-like isoform X1 — protein MTSLHFKEEICEMRTSSSNLDLKDCADKCQTGCNDYSRTMITRRKRRCAKQGLEQSKERITYFERELNEDYEVTGDKIKIKDEKVESTAENCDESAVLITKKMHDTRHEDLNTCGDGLLKCETWSRNSEQSNGTLYNSTDSLMEEELPREKRYQCSICERLFGYFGMFQKHMRTHSDATDYSCCTCSQAFIELHDLFDHFSDVHPEFERLFCKRKQFRCDMCEKRFKSACHLTNHVRTHTGEKPFECLVCGAAFVEQSGLNRHRKRSHVGMSREDYERLFSFTCDQCPKRFDSGQRLVLHRENHYKTFRCDRCDQAFLTDQALETHTKRMHYVVRDQTNAWGSGKSKYTCAWCCRRFKCSTHLENHERIHSGIRPFACDICERTFAEVGGLRRHNRLMHVRKNPVSTRTDKPFKCEDCGKCFRDAALLQSHSSIHVIDKPYKCDICEVRFAKPNQVVKHQQIQHSDNTDILKTQLTNSSQSSDIHSDNTVILKTQLSNSSQSSDIDSDNTDILKTQLTNSSQSSDIHSDNTVILKTQLSNSSQSSDIDSDNTDILKTQLTNSSQSSDIHAVEYQSDVIIKTEPDKSSIFFDIHKNIFKTDKPYVCGFCGESFGDIHGRYLHMRTHDSMDINHEISMRLHDQVLNMNHKTNQDSEEEDSNPIVSECRALLNIDAASLDENTGSLYSFSGIMQPTKERPFQCDHCQKTFIRAIHLHNHIMTHTGERPFKCDLCGKGFIEPSKLARHHRTHEKKNADSISPGSVPGDIKPNTDDGQELESRTDKPIENRDGDCVTEGPIDPSVKILKKWTKFHFCQGCKQTYTHSENLTLHVKYNSEGGPFQCTQCLAKYSLKCELNKHLRKHIMTRVIKDSKPRRQKIFPCDLCRSEKVFTSRANLKAHMRVHTGERPYICDVAECRMAFKQQCQKTRHMRTHSGKREFVCEFCGKDYADPATLKGHIRIHTGDKRYKCEVCSKAFTESCKLTRHRRVHTGEKPYTCSYCGNLFTSSGNLRDHERIHTGQMPYHCDVCKRGFAHPSKLLYHKRTHIPDFHM, from the exons ATGACCTCTCTTCACTTTAAGGAAGAGATCTGTGAAATGAGGACATCATCTTCTAACCTTGACCTTAAAGACTGTGCAGACAAATGTCAGACAGGGTGTAATGACTATTCCAGAACCATGATTACTCGCAGAAAAAGGAGATGTGCAAAACAAGGTTTGGAACAGTCTAAGGAAAGAATCACATATTTTGAAAGGGAACTTAATGAAGATTATGAGGTCACCggtgataaaattaaaattaaagatgaaAAAGTGGAAAGCACTGCTGAAAATTGTGATGAATCGGCCGTCTTGATAACCAAAAAAATGCATGACACCAGGCATGAAGATCTAAACACATGTGGAGATGGTCTGTTAAAATGTGAAACATGGTCCAGGAACAGCGAGCAATCAAATGGAACATTATATAATTCAACAGACAGTCTAATGGAGGAGGAACTGCCCCGAGAGAAGAGGTATCAGTGCAGCATCTGTGAGCGACTGTTTGGTTATTTTGGTATGTTTCAGAAGCACATGAGAACCCACTCTGATGCCACCGACTACTCGTGCTGTACCTGCTCTCAGGCCTTTATTGAACTCCACGACCTGTTCGATCATTTCAGCGATGTTCATCCCGAGTTTGAAAGACTGTTTTGTAAGAGAAAGCAGTTCCGCTGCGATATGTGTGAGAAGAGGTTCAAGAGTGCCTGTCACCTTACCAATCACGTCCGGACACATACAGGAGAAAAACCATTCGAATGTCTGGTGTGCGGCGCAGCGTTTGTCGAACAGAGTGGATTAAACAGACACAGGAAGAGGAGTCATGTTGGCATGAGCCGAGAGGACTACGAGAGGCTGTTCTCGTTCACCTGTGATCAGTGCCCGAAACGATTTGACAGCGGACAGAGGCTCGTCCTGCACCGAGAGAACCACTACAAGACATTCCGATGTGACAGGTGCGATCAGGCCTTCCTTACAGACCAGGCGCTGGAGACTCACACCAAACGGATGCACTACGTTGTCAGAGACCAGACGAATGCGTGGGGCAGCGGAAAGAGCAAGTACACCTGTGCGTGGTGCTGCAGACGCTTCAAGTGCTCGACGCACCTCGAAAACCATGAGAGGATCCACAGCGGGATTAGACCGTTCGCTTGTGATATTTGCGAGAGGACGTTTGCGGAGGTCGGTGGACTGAGGCGGCACAACCGGCTGATGCATGTGAGGAAGAACCCCGTCAGCACGAGAACGGACAAACCTTTCAAGTGTGAAGACTGCGGAAAGTGTTTCAGAGACGCAGCTCTTCTTCAGTCTCACTCCTCGATACACGTCATCGACAAACCATATAAATGTGATATCTGCGAAGTCCGATTTGCGAAACCTAATCAGGTTGTAAAACACCAGCAAATCCAGCATTCTGataatactgacattttaaagacacaGTTAACCAACTCCAGTCAGTCATCAGATATTCATTCTGATAATACTGTTATTTTAAAGACACAGTTAAGTAACTCCAGCCAGTCATCAGATATTGATTCTGataatactgacattttaaagacacaGTTAACCAACTCCAGTCAGTCATCAGATATTCATTCTGATAATACTGTTATTTTAAAGACACAGTTAAGTAACTCCAGCCAGTCCTCAGATATTGATTCTGataatactgacattttaaagacacaGTTAACCAACTCCAGTCAGTCATCAGATATTCATGCAGTGGAATATCAAAGTGATGTAATTATCAAAACTGAGCCTGATAAGTCATCAATATTTTTTGACATACACAAGAATATCTTCAAAACCGACAAACCCTATGTGTGTGGATTCTGTGGTGAATCATTTGGGGATATCCACGGCAGATATCTACACATGAGGACCCATGACAGCATGGACATCAACCATGAGATATCCATGCGACTGCATGATCAAGTTCTTAACATGAACCATAAAACCAACCAAGACTCTGAGGAAGAGGATTCCAATCCCATTGTTTCTGAATGTCGGGCACTGCTGAACATTGATGCTGCTTCCCTCGATGAGAACACTGGTAGCTTGTATAGCTTCTCTGGCATCATGCAGCCAACCAAGGAAAGACCTTTCCAGTGTGATCACTGTCAGAAGACGTTCATCCGAGCCATTCATCTTCATAATCATATCATGACCCACACTGGAGAACGACCTTTTAAGTGTGATCTTTGTGGAAAAGGCTTCATAGAGCCCAGCAAACTCGCTCGACATCATAGGACTCACGAAAAGAAGAACGCCGACTCCATCTCACCAGGGAGTGTTCCAGGTGACATCAAACCCAATACAGATGATGGCCAAGAACTGGAATCACGGACTGACAAGCCAATAGAGAACCGTGATGGTGATTGTGTTACTGAGGGTCCCATTGACCCCAGTGTGAAAATACTTAAAAAGTGGACAAAGTTTCACTTCTGCCAGGGCTGCAAGCAGACCTACACACATTCAGAGAACCTCACCCTGCATGTCAAGTACAACAGCGAAGGCGGACCCTTTCAGTGTACCCAGTGTTTAGCTAAGTACAGTCTCAAGtgcgaactgaacaaacatCTACGCAAGCACATAATGACGAGAGTCATCAAAGACAGCAAGCCACGGAGACAGAAGATATTTCCTTGTGACCTGTGCAGGAGTGAGAAGGTCTTCACCAGCAGAGCCAACCTGAAGGCTCACATGCGAGTGCACACGGGCGAACGTCCATACATCTGTGATGTAGCAGAGTGTCGCATGGCCTTCAAGCAGCAGTGTCAGAAGACTAGACACATGAGGACACATTCAG GTAAACGAGAGTTTGTTTGCGAGTTCTGCGGAAAGGACTATGCCGACCCGGCAACTCTGAAAGGTCACATCCGGATTCACACGGGCGACAAGCGTTACAAGTGTGAGGTGTGCAGCAAGGCATTCACCGAGTCGTGCAAGCTGACCCGCCACCGCCGCGTGCACACCGGCGAGAAGCCCTACACGTGCAGCTACTGCGGAAACCTGTTTACATCGTCGGGGAACCTGCGTGACCATGAGAGAATCCACACCGGACAGATGCCATACCACT
- the LOC121368338 gene encoding zinc finger protein 420-like isoform X2, with product MTSLHFKEEICEMRTSSSNLDLKDCADKCQTGCNDYSRTMITRRKRRCAKQGLEQSKERITYFERELNEDYEVTGDKIKIKDEKVESTAENCDESAVLITKKMHDTRHEDLNTCGDGLLKCETWSRNSEQSNGTLYNSTDSLMEEELPREKRYQCSICERLFGYFGMFQKHMRTHSDATDYSCCTCSQAFIELHDLFDHFSDVHPEFERLFCKRKQFRCDMCEKRFKSACHLTNHVRTHTGEKPFECLVCGAAFVEQSGLNRHRKRSHVGMSREDYERLFSFTCDQCPKRFDSGQRLVLHRENHYKTFRCDRCDQAFLTDQALETHTKRMHYVVRDQTNAWGSGKSKYTCAWCCRRFKCSTHLENHERIHSGIRPFACDICERTFAEVGGLRRHNRLMHVRKNPVSTRTDKPFKCEDCGKCFRDAALLQSHSSIHVIDKPYKCDICEVRFAKPNQVVKHQQIQHSDNTDILKTQLTNSSQSSDIHSDNTVILKTQLSNSSQSSDIDSDNTDILKTQLTNSSQSSDIHSDNTVILKTQLSNSSQSSDIDSDNTDILKTQLTNSSQSSDIHAVEYQSDVIIKTEPDKSSIFFDIHKNIFKTDKPYVCGFCGESFGDIHGRYLHMRTHDSMDINHEISMRLHDQVLNMNHKTNQDSEEEDSNPIVSECRALLNIDAASLDENTGSLYSFSGIMQPTKERPFQCDHCQKTFIRAIHLHNHIMTHTGERPFKCDLCGKGFIEPSKLARHHRTHEKKNADSISPGSVPGDIKPNTDDGQELESRTDKPIENRDGDCVTEGPIDPSVKILKKWTKFHFCQGCKQTYTHSENLTLHVKYNSEGGPFQCTQCLAKYSLKCELNKHLRKHIMTRVIKDSKPRRQKIFPCDLCRSEKVFTSRANLKAHMRVHTGERPYICDVAECRMAFKQQCQKTRHMRTHSGKREFVCEFCGKDYADPATLKGHIRIHTGDKRYKCEVCSKAFTESCKLTRHRRVHTGEKPYTCSYCGNLFTSSGNLRDHERIHTGQMPYHCDVSSW from the exons ATGACCTCTCTTCACTTTAAGGAAGAGATCTGTGAAATGAGGACATCATCTTCTAACCTTGACCTTAAAGACTGTGCAGACAAATGTCAGACAGGGTGTAATGACTATTCCAGAACCATGATTACTCGCAGAAAAAGGAGATGTGCAAAACAAGGTTTGGAACAGTCTAAGGAAAGAATCACATATTTTGAAAGGGAACTTAATGAAGATTATGAGGTCACCggtgataaaattaaaattaaagatgaaAAAGTGGAAAGCACTGCTGAAAATTGTGATGAATCGGCCGTCTTGATAACCAAAAAAATGCATGACACCAGGCATGAAGATCTAAACACATGTGGAGATGGTCTGTTAAAATGTGAAACATGGTCCAGGAACAGCGAGCAATCAAATGGAACATTATATAATTCAACAGACAGTCTAATGGAGGAGGAACTGCCCCGAGAGAAGAGGTATCAGTGCAGCATCTGTGAGCGACTGTTTGGTTATTTTGGTATGTTTCAGAAGCACATGAGAACCCACTCTGATGCCACCGACTACTCGTGCTGTACCTGCTCTCAGGCCTTTATTGAACTCCACGACCTGTTCGATCATTTCAGCGATGTTCATCCCGAGTTTGAAAGACTGTTTTGTAAGAGAAAGCAGTTCCGCTGCGATATGTGTGAGAAGAGGTTCAAGAGTGCCTGTCACCTTACCAATCACGTCCGGACACATACAGGAGAAAAACCATTCGAATGTCTGGTGTGCGGCGCAGCGTTTGTCGAACAGAGTGGATTAAACAGACACAGGAAGAGGAGTCATGTTGGCATGAGCCGAGAGGACTACGAGAGGCTGTTCTCGTTCACCTGTGATCAGTGCCCGAAACGATTTGACAGCGGACAGAGGCTCGTCCTGCACCGAGAGAACCACTACAAGACATTCCGATGTGACAGGTGCGATCAGGCCTTCCTTACAGACCAGGCGCTGGAGACTCACACCAAACGGATGCACTACGTTGTCAGAGACCAGACGAATGCGTGGGGCAGCGGAAAGAGCAAGTACACCTGTGCGTGGTGCTGCAGACGCTTCAAGTGCTCGACGCACCTCGAAAACCATGAGAGGATCCACAGCGGGATTAGACCGTTCGCTTGTGATATTTGCGAGAGGACGTTTGCGGAGGTCGGTGGACTGAGGCGGCACAACCGGCTGATGCATGTGAGGAAGAACCCCGTCAGCACGAGAACGGACAAACCTTTCAAGTGTGAAGACTGCGGAAAGTGTTTCAGAGACGCAGCTCTTCTTCAGTCTCACTCCTCGATACACGTCATCGACAAACCATATAAATGTGATATCTGCGAAGTCCGATTTGCGAAACCTAATCAGGTTGTAAAACACCAGCAAATCCAGCATTCTGataatactgacattttaaagacacaGTTAACCAACTCCAGTCAGTCATCAGATATTCATTCTGATAATACTGTTATTTTAAAGACACAGTTAAGTAACTCCAGCCAGTCATCAGATATTGATTCTGataatactgacattttaaagacacaGTTAACCAACTCCAGTCAGTCATCAGATATTCATTCTGATAATACTGTTATTTTAAAGACACAGTTAAGTAACTCCAGCCAGTCCTCAGATATTGATTCTGataatactgacattttaaagacacaGTTAACCAACTCCAGTCAGTCATCAGATATTCATGCAGTGGAATATCAAAGTGATGTAATTATCAAAACTGAGCCTGATAAGTCATCAATATTTTTTGACATACACAAGAATATCTTCAAAACCGACAAACCCTATGTGTGTGGATTCTGTGGTGAATCATTTGGGGATATCCACGGCAGATATCTACACATGAGGACCCATGACAGCATGGACATCAACCATGAGATATCCATGCGACTGCATGATCAAGTTCTTAACATGAACCATAAAACCAACCAAGACTCTGAGGAAGAGGATTCCAATCCCATTGTTTCTGAATGTCGGGCACTGCTGAACATTGATGCTGCTTCCCTCGATGAGAACACTGGTAGCTTGTATAGCTTCTCTGGCATCATGCAGCCAACCAAGGAAAGACCTTTCCAGTGTGATCACTGTCAGAAGACGTTCATCCGAGCCATTCATCTTCATAATCATATCATGACCCACACTGGAGAACGACCTTTTAAGTGTGATCTTTGTGGAAAAGGCTTCATAGAGCCCAGCAAACTCGCTCGACATCATAGGACTCACGAAAAGAAGAACGCCGACTCCATCTCACCAGGGAGTGTTCCAGGTGACATCAAACCCAATACAGATGATGGCCAAGAACTGGAATCACGGACTGACAAGCCAATAGAGAACCGTGATGGTGATTGTGTTACTGAGGGTCCCATTGACCCCAGTGTGAAAATACTTAAAAAGTGGACAAAGTTTCACTTCTGCCAGGGCTGCAAGCAGACCTACACACATTCAGAGAACCTCACCCTGCATGTCAAGTACAACAGCGAAGGCGGACCCTTTCAGTGTACCCAGTGTTTAGCTAAGTACAGTCTCAAGtgcgaactgaacaaacatCTACGCAAGCACATAATGACGAGAGTCATCAAAGACAGCAAGCCACGGAGACAGAAGATATTTCCTTGTGACCTGTGCAGGAGTGAGAAGGTCTTCACCAGCAGAGCCAACCTGAAGGCTCACATGCGAGTGCACACGGGCGAACGTCCATACATCTGTGATGTAGCAGAGTGTCGCATGGCCTTCAAGCAGCAGTGTCAGAAGACTAGACACATGAGGACACATTCAG GTAAACGAGAGTTTGTTTGCGAGTTCTGCGGAAAGGACTATGCCGACCCGGCAACTCTGAAAGGTCACATCCGGATTCACACGGGCGACAAGCGTTACAAGTGTGAGGTGTGCAGCAAGGCATTCACCGAGTCGTGCAAGCTGACCCGCCACCGCCGCGTGCACACCGGCGAGAAGCCCTACACGTGCAGCTACTGCGGAAACCTGTTTACATCGTCGGGGAACCTGCGTGACCATGAGAGAATCCACACCGGACAGATGCCATACCACT